The DNA region GCCGTGACGGCCGTCGCCTGCTGCTCTCCCACCAGGCCCAGCTTCACCGCGTAGGGCGTCAGCCGCTCGTCGGCGTTGTCCTGCCGGACCAGCAGCCGGTGCTCCACGCGGCTGGTCATCATGCGGTACGGCTCCTGGCTGCCCTTGAACACCAGCTCATCCAGCAGCACCCCCAGGTAACTGGACTCGCGCGGGAAGGTCACCTCCTCCAGACCCTCGGCGCGGCGGGCCGCAGCCACCCCGGCGACCAACCCCTGCGCGGCCGCCTCCTCATATCCACTGGTGCCGTTGATCTGCCCGGCCGTGAACACGCCCGGCAGGCGCCGCGACTCCATGTTCAGGGTCAGCTCGGTGGATTCCACCACGTCGTACTCCACGGCGTAGGCATACCGCTGAATCACGGCCTGCTCGAAGCCCGGCAGCGTCCGGACCAGCCCGTCCTGAAGGTGCGGGGGCAGTGAGGAGCTGAAGCCCTGCAGGTACACCTCACTCGTCTGGATGCCGTCCGGTTCCACGAACAGCAGGTGCCGGTCGTGGTGGGCGAACCGCACCACCTTGTCCTCGATGCTGGGGCAGTACCGCGGCCCCAGCCCCTCGATGTCCCCGGCGTACATGGGCGACTCATGCAGGTTCGCCTGAATCAGGGCGTGGGTGGTGGGGGTGGTGTGCGTCTGCCAGGTCGGGGATTCGCTGGCGCGCGGGCCGGGCCGGCCGGTGAACCCCCGCGGGTGCGGGTCGGCCGGGATCTCCAGCAGGTCGCTGAACCGAACAGAGTCCGCCCGGACGCGGGGGGGCGTGCCGGTCTTGTAGCGCTTCAGTGTGTGCCCGGCGCGGGCGAGCGGCGCGGACAGGAAGCGGGCCGGCGGCTCCCCCTGGCGGCCTTCCGGGCGGGACTGCCGGCCGTACCAGGTGACGGCGCGCATGAAGGTGCCGGCGGCGATCACCACGCTGCGGGCGTGGAAACGGCGCCCGTCGGTGGTGATCACCCACCAGCCGCCCCGGCCGTCGGATTCCAGGTCGGCGGCCTCGCCGCGCAGGATGTCAATCTCTGGGTGGCCGAGAATCACGTCCTGGGCACGCTGGGCGTAGGCGTCGCGTTCGTTCTGCACGCGCAGCGATTGCACGGCCGGGCCTTTGCTGGCGTTCAGGACGCGGGTGTGGATGGCGGTGTCGTCGGCCAGCCGGCCCATCAGGCCGCCCAGGGCCTGAATCTCGAACACCAGCTGGCTCTTGCCGGGGCCGCCCACGGCCGGATTGCAGGGCATGCGGCCCACCGTGGCGGGGTTGCCGATCAGCAGGGCCACCCGCGCGGACTTGGCGGCGGCCCAGGCGGCTTCCAGGCCCGCGTGGCCGCCGCCGATCACCAGTACGTTCCAACTGTCCCTGCGGCCGCTCGTCATCCGGCCAGTGTAGCGGGCAGGGGAGAGGGAACACGGTGAGGCGAGTCGGAGGTGCCAAGGCACCATAAAAAGCCTTGTTCGCCATCCCGGGACGACCGGCGTGGCGGGCGGTCTGTCGGATAACGTCTACAATGCCTAACGAGTGTTAGCTCACTGCTAGACCGCCGTTCTCCGGCCCACATCCCCCCGCAGTCACCAACCGCGTCACGGGGGCCGGTTTCCCAGGAGGCTCCACCCACCATGATTGAACCCTTCACCCCCGAACCGATCCGCTGGGTCGCGGAAGACGGCACGCCCGTCCGCCCGCTTCCGGAACGGTTCACGCCCGAACTGCTGCGCGACCTGCACCGCGTCATGGTGCAGGCCCGCGAATTCGACAAGAAACTCATCAACCTGCTGCGCATGGGCCGCACCACCTTCTACGCCCAGTCCAGCGGCATGGAAGCCACCCAGGTGGGCCTGGCGCGCAGCATCCGCGTCGGCCACGACTGGGTCTGGCCGTACTACCGCGATCAGGCGCTGGGGCTCGCCATGGGCGTGCCGCTGTTCGAGATGATCAGCCAGTGCCTGGGCACGAACACCGACACCTGCCGCGGCCGGCAGATGCCGCACCACTTCGCGTCCCGCCGGTACAACTTCGTGTCCATCAGCAGCTCCATCGCCTCGCAGGTGCCGCCGGCGGCCGGAAGCGCCATGGCGCAGAAGTACCTGGGGACCGACGAGATCACCGTCTGCACCTTCGGGGACGGCGCCACCAGCGAAGGCGACTGGCACGCCGGCCTGAACATGGCCGGCGCCGCGAAGGCCCCGGCACTGTTCATCTGCGAGAACAACCAGTGGGCGATCAGCACCAGCATCCGCGAGCAGACGGCCAGCGAGACCATTCACATCAAGGCCAAGGCCTACGGCATGCCCGGCTTCTACGTGGATGGCAACGACATCGTGGCCGTGATGGAAGTCTGCGCGCACGCCGCCGAATGGGTCCGCGCCGGCAACGGCCCCGCCTTGGTGGAGTGCCTCACGTACCGGGTGGGCTCGCACAGCAACGCCGACGCCGACGCCGAGAAGCAGTACCGCAGCCGCGAGGAAGTCGAGGCCTGGGTCGCGCGTGACCCCATCACCCGCATCGAGGGGCTGCTCGCGCACCTGGGCCACCCGGTCACCGCGGAGGAACGCGCCGCGCTGATCAGCGAGACGCACCGGCAGATTGACGAGGACGTGCAGCGCGCCCTGGACAGCGGCGAACCCGACTGGCGGATCATCTTCGAGGACGTGTACGCCGACATGCCCACCCACCTGCGCGACCAGGAGGCTTTCCTGCGCGCCGAACAGACCGGAGGTCAGGGATGACCGCGACCAGCAAGGCCCCCGCCGCGGGCGGGGCAGGGGAGAGCCGCGTGATCACGCTGATCCAGGCGGTGAACGAGGCGATCGCCGAGGAGATGACCCGCGACAGCCGCGTCGTGCTGTTCGGCGAGGACGTCGGCGGACGCGGCGGCGTGTTCATGGCCACCGCCGGCCTGCAGGCCCAGTTCGGCAAGGACCGCGTGTTCGACACGCCCCTGAGTGAAGCCAGCATCGTGGGCGCGGCCGTGGGCATGGCCGCGCGCGGCCTGCGGCCCATCGCGGAGATCCAGTTCGCGGACTACATGGGCCCCGGCTTCGACCAGATCATCAGCCAGGCCGCGAAGATCCGCTACCGCAGCGGCGGGCAGTACACCGCGCCCATGGTGATCCGCACGCCGTCCGGCGGCGGCGTGAAGGGCGGGCACCACCACAGCCAGAGCCCCGAAGCGTACTACGCCCACACCCCCGGCCTGAAGGTCGTGATGCCCAGCACCCCGTACGACGCCAAGGGCCTGCTCAAGGCGGCGCTGCGCGGCGAGGACCCGGTCATCTACTTCGAGCCCAAACGCCTGTACCGCGCCGCGAAGGGCGAGGTGCCTGACCACGACTACACCGTGAAGATCGGGGAGGCCGCCGTGCGCCGCGAGGGCACCGACCTGACCCTGGTCGGGTACGGCGGCGTGATGCCGGACGTCCTGAAGGCCGCCGACGCGCTGGCCAAGGAAGGCGTGCAGGCCGAGGTGATCGACCTGCGCAGCATCGTGCCCTGGGACCAGGACTGCGTGCTGCAGAGCGTGGAGAAGACCGGCCGGGCCGTGCTTGTCAGCGAGGCGCCCCGCACCGCGAACTTCATGGGCGAGGTCGCCTACACCATCCAGGAGCGCGCCTTCGACTATCTGACCGCGCCGGTCACGCAGGTCGCGGGCTTCGACACGCCGTACCCATACGTGCAGGACAAGGTGTTCCTGCCGGGCGCCAACCGGATCGTGAACGCCTGCGTGCAGGTCCTGAACTATTAAAGGCCGGCCAGCGCGTGCGACCTGACCTGCTGCGCCCCCTGCTGGGCACCCTGGGCGTGGTGATCGGCTTCGGCCTGTACGCCGCCCTGGGGCGCCTGCCGCAGCCGTGGCCCCACCTGCTGATCGGCCTGGCGTTCGTGGTGCTGGGCATCTCGGCCTGGGTGTACGCGCGCGGCGAGCGCTGGATTCAGATCCTCGGCGCCGTGCTGGCCCTGTACGGGCTGCTGCGGGCCACCGTGCTGCACTGATTGCAAACCCAGCCTGCTTTCCCTCCCCGACTGTTTCCCGATTCCCGAAGAGGTTCCCATGAAAGAAATCCTGCTGCCCGAACTCGCCGAAAGCGTCGTTGAGGGCGAAATCCTGAAGTGGCTGGTGCAGGAGGGCGAGACCGTCGCCCTGGAGCAGCCGCTGTGCGAGGTCATGACCGACAAGGTCACCGTGGAACTCCCCAGCACCGTGGCCGGCGTGCTGCACAAGCAGCTGGCCAAGGAAGGCGACGTGGTCGCCGTGCACGCCGCCATCGCCCTGATCGACGACGGCAGCGCAGCCGGGGCCGGGGCGGCCGCGGCCCCCAGCGCCACTCAGGCCATCCAGGAAACGGCCGAGAACCCCGGCACCGCCGACGCGCAGCTGCCCCCCCAGGCGCAGGAGGAACGCGAGCAGGTGGGCGGCAGCATCGTGGAGGCCACGCACCTGCCCAAACCCGAGGACGACTCCGGCAGCCTGTTCAAGGCCTTCGCCTCCGACGACGCCGTGAAGGTCCAGGGCCTCGGACAGCGCGCCGCCGCCCCGGCCGCTCCCGTGAAGCACAACGAGGGCCGCATCCTGGCCGTGCCGGCCGCGCGGCAGCTCGCCCGTGAACTGAACGTGGACCTCGCGTACGTGCCGGGCAGCGGCCCGAACGGCCGCATCCGCGTGGCGGACGTCCTGGCCTTCAGCCAGCAGGCCACCCAGGCGCCCGCCGCGGCTCCGGCCGCCGCCACGACCGCCGCTCCGGCCACCCAGGCTGCCCCGGCGGCGCGTCCCGCCGCGCCCGCCGCAGGGGGCATGCCCGTCGCGCCCGTGCAGTACCGCACGCCGAAAGGCTACGAGCACCTGGAAGACCGCGTGCCGCTGCGCGGGATGCGCCGCGCCATCAGCAACCAGATGGTCGCGTCGCACCTGTACACCGTGCGCACCCTGACGGTGGACGAGGTGAACCTCACGAAGCTCGTCGCGTTCCGGGACCGCGTCAAGGACGATGCCAAGGCCCAGGGTGTGAAGCTCTCGTACCTGCCGTTCATCTTCAAGGCCGTGGCCGTCGCCCTGCGCAAATACCCCAGCCTGAACACCTCCTTCGACGAGGCCACGCAGGAGATCGTGCAGAAGCGCTACTACAACATGGGCATGGCCGTCGCCACCGAGGCCGGCCTGACCGTGCCGGTCATCAAAGACGTGAACCACAAGAGCGTCTTCGATCTGGCCCGCGAGGTCGTGGACCTCGCCGGGCGCGCCAACGAGGGCAAGCTCCAGCCGGACGAACTGGCCGGCAGCACCTTCAGCATCACCAACATCGGCTCGATCGGCGCGCTGTTCAGCTTCCCGATCATCAACGTGCCGGACGCCGCCATCCTGGGCATCCACAGCATCGTCAAGCGCCCCATCGTGGACGAGAACGACAACATCGTCGTGGCGCACATGATGTACCTGTCGCTGTCCTTCGACCACCGCCTGGTGGACGGCGCGGAAGCGGCCCGCTTCTGCAAGGAAGTGATCCGCCTGCTGGAGAACCCCGACCGCCTCATGCTCGAAGCGATGTGACCGCCCCGCCGGCCTGACCCTGCGGTCACGGCCGGCTGGACGTCCGGGCCCCGGGAGCACACCGCTTCCAGGGCCCGGCCCCGTTGGCCCCGGTTCAGCACCCCGTCAGGTTGGGCGGGTAGGGTGGGCCGTCACGGTGGACGGTCCACCGGCCCCTGCCCCTCCCGGAGGGCCCCTGGGGCGAACCCCCCGCGACAGCCCACCTGATCTCTCTGCATTCCTTGTCGCTTTTCTCACACCCTGGATTGGATACCCTGATGCCCATGCTGCGCCTGCCCGCCCTGCTGACACTGCTCACGCTCCTGACCGCCGCTCCGGCGCAGGCGTTGAAGGTCATGGTCGTGGACGCCGAACTGCAGAGCACCCTCGGCTACGGCGAGACCAGCGGCGGCCGCCTCAACCTGCAACTCGTCGGCAACTACAACGGTCCCGTGGTGCTGCTGTTCGCCCAGACCGACGCCGAGAAGAAAGCCGGCCTGTTCCCCGGCCTGCAGGCCCGCTACGACGGCACCCTGCGGGGCGGCGTGCTCTCCCTGAACGAGGGCAGCGCCAACCGCGCCAGCGCCCTGTCCTTCCCGGGCAGCGCCAACCCGGTCACGCTGGACAAGTTCCTCAAGGGCTTCAAGCTCACGCTGGGCGTGAACACCCCGGCGGTCACCCTGCCCGGCCTGAAAACCCAGGAGAACGGCAACAACAGCAACCAGAAGAAATGAACCGAGGCCGGCCCTACG from Deinococcus ficus includes:
- the mnmG gene encoding tRNA uridine-5-carboxymethylaminomethyl(34) synthesis enzyme MnmG; protein product: MTSGRRDSWNVLVIGGGHAGLEAAWAAAKSARVALLIGNPATVGRMPCNPAVGGPGKSQLVFEIQALGGLMGRLADDTAIHTRVLNASKGPAVQSLRVQNERDAYAQRAQDVILGHPEIDILRGEAADLESDGRGGWWVITTDGRRFHARSVVIAAGTFMRAVTWYGRQSRPEGRQGEPPARFLSAPLARAGHTLKRYKTGTPPRVRADSVRFSDLLEIPADPHPRGFTGRPGPRASESPTWQTHTTPTTHALIQANLHESPMYAGDIEGLGPRYCPSIEDKVVRFAHHDRHLLFVEPDGIQTSEVYLQGFSSSLPPHLQDGLVRTLPGFEQAVIQRYAYAVEYDVVESTELTLNMESRRLPGVFTAGQINGTSGYEEAAAQGLVAGVAAARRAEGLEEVTFPRESSYLGVLLDELVFKGSQEPYRMMTSRVEHRLLVRQDNADERLTPYAVKLGLVGEQQATAVTAKYARVAAATRQLETHRAQGQTGDAWLRRPEFSLEDVEALGIQVDGLTAEEREALQIRVKYAGYIERTERQLRAEAHAQGLSLEGVDYSRVAALSNEARETLARLQPQTVAQAGRISGVRHADISALLVHLKEQRVSRETRR
- a CDS encoding thiamine pyrophosphate-dependent dehydrogenase E1 component subunit alpha; its protein translation is MIEPFTPEPIRWVAEDGTPVRPLPERFTPELLRDLHRVMVQAREFDKKLINLLRMGRTTFYAQSSGMEATQVGLARSIRVGHDWVWPYYRDQALGLAMGVPLFEMISQCLGTNTDTCRGRQMPHHFASRRYNFVSISSSIASQVPPAAGSAMAQKYLGTDEITVCTFGDGATSEGDWHAGLNMAGAAKAPALFICENNQWAISTSIREQTASETIHIKAKAYGMPGFYVDGNDIVAVMEVCAHAAEWVRAGNGPALVECLTYRVGSHSNADADAEKQYRSREEVEAWVARDPITRIEGLLAHLGHPVTAEERAALISETHRQIDEDVQRALDSGEPDWRIIFEDVYADMPTHLRDQEAFLRAEQTGGQG
- a CDS encoding alpha-ketoacid dehydrogenase subunit beta; the protein is MTATSKAPAAGGAGESRVITLIQAVNEAIAEEMTRDSRVVLFGEDVGGRGGVFMATAGLQAQFGKDRVFDTPLSEASIVGAAVGMAARGLRPIAEIQFADYMGPGFDQIISQAAKIRYRSGGQYTAPMVIRTPSGGGVKGGHHHSQSPEAYYAHTPGLKVVMPSTPYDAKGLLKAALRGEDPVIYFEPKRLYRAAKGEVPDHDYTVKIGEAAVRREGTDLTLVGYGGVMPDVLKAADALAKEGVQAEVIDLRSIVPWDQDCVLQSVEKTGRAVLVSEAPRTANFMGEVAYTIQERAFDYLTAPVTQVAGFDTPYPYVQDKVFLPGANRIVNACVQVLNY
- a CDS encoding dihydrolipoamide acetyltransferase family protein translates to MKEILLPELAESVVEGEILKWLVQEGETVALEQPLCEVMTDKVTVELPSTVAGVLHKQLAKEGDVVAVHAAIALIDDGSAAGAGAAAAPSATQAIQETAENPGTADAQLPPQAQEEREQVGGSIVEATHLPKPEDDSGSLFKAFASDDAVKVQGLGQRAAAPAAPVKHNEGRILAVPAARQLARELNVDLAYVPGSGPNGRIRVADVLAFSQQATQAPAAAPAAATTAAPATQAAPAARPAAPAAGGMPVAPVQYRTPKGYEHLEDRVPLRGMRRAISNQMVASHLYTVRTLTVDEVNLTKLVAFRDRVKDDAKAQGVKLSYLPFIFKAVAVALRKYPSLNTSFDEATQEIVQKRYYNMGMAVATEAGLTVPVIKDVNHKSVFDLAREVVDLAGRANEGKLQPDELAGSTFSITNIGSIGALFSFPIINVPDAAILGIHSIVKRPIVDENDNIVVAHMMYLSLSFDHRLVDGAEAARFCKEVIRLLENPDRLMLEAM